A region from the Agrobacterium cucumeris genome encodes:
- a CDS encoding helix-turn-helix transcriptional regulator, whose translation MDTNYFSEKMYEAAFFPELWVPLLDELAAQTDSGFGGIGVYWPAPRGITTSRRILPDYEDWHQTPEAQERWTSYVRAKGIINKGFLQLDPFAGDWSDIVDFQERVKRHAERGYGVQAGMIVELFNGEIITLEFTRRLGEPGYGPKIIAQLNKLNQPFSQAALFASRMYFERVRGGVEMLNSVGVAAAFIARNREIVLTNDLFHDSRRYFSANSSGRLDLKGSDSLRKAFSQALDVSIRKPVSIPIPADESRDAAVIQMIPLYREARHIFAGPGTIMIVTPVATTRGLPGAEYVSRLFGLTPAEARLALALTSGLSLRDSAANQRITFGTARTYLNAIFSKTGTSQQSSLVSLLKSVPSNESHNSNNALLP comes from the coding sequence TTGGACACTAATTATTTCTCTGAAAAAATGTACGAGGCTGCTTTCTTTCCGGAGCTGTGGGTGCCGCTGCTTGATGAGTTGGCGGCGCAGACTGATTCCGGTTTCGGTGGCATCGGAGTATATTGGCCGGCTCCAAGGGGTATTACGACCAGTCGCAGGATCCTCCCGGATTATGAAGATTGGCATCAAACTCCCGAAGCCCAAGAGCGATGGACGAGCTATGTTCGCGCTAAAGGGATAATTAATAAAGGTTTCCTTCAGCTCGATCCGTTTGCTGGCGATTGGTCCGATATTGTCGATTTCCAGGAGAGGGTTAAGCGGCATGCCGAACGTGGCTACGGTGTACAGGCGGGCATGATTGTTGAGTTATTTAACGGTGAAATTATAACGCTCGAGTTTACTCGCCGGCTGGGTGAGCCCGGTTACGGTCCGAAAATCATTGCTCAGCTCAACAAACTAAACCAGCCCTTTTCGCAAGCTGCGTTGTTCGCGTCACGTATGTATTTTGAGCGCGTGCGTGGAGGAGTAGAGATGCTTAACAGCGTCGGAGTGGCTGCCGCTTTTATCGCTCGCAATAGAGAAATCGTCCTAACAAACGATCTATTCCACGATAGCCGTCGATATTTTTCCGCGAATTCGTCAGGTCGCCTCGATCTCAAGGGCAGCGATTCCTTGAGGAAGGCCTTCTCCCAGGCGCTGGATGTTTCCATAAGGAAACCCGTGAGCATACCCATCCCAGCGGACGAAAGTCGTGACGCTGCGGTTATCCAGATGATTCCATTGTATCGAGAAGCGAGACACATATTCGCCGGGCCGGGGACGATAATGATTGTCACGCCAGTTGCAACGACGAGAGGACTTCCCGGTGCGGAATATGTTTCCCGGCTCTTCGGATTGACGCCCGCGGAGGCTCGATTGGCGCTGGCGTTGACATCCGGCCTCTCCCTACGCGACTCGGCTGCGAACCAACGAATAACTTTCGGAACGGCGCGCACTTATCTGAATGCAATTTTCTCAAAAACAGGAACTAGTCAACAAAGCTCATTGGTGAGTCTATTGAAGAGTGTGCCTTCAAATGAGTCACATAACTCGAACAATGCTTTGCTGCCTTGA
- a CDS encoding autotransporter outer membrane beta-barrel domain-containing protein, with amino-acid sequence MTNTGFHRNCSLTAMVIFTVAGTTSVSFADGECGPAVGGVVTCNDTSLNPYPNGITYVLNAANWIRLERGVTVDRIDGDGNRGVTLRLLNSPSTVDLDYGTSISTSGLNSDAVFVESDSDISIISAADINVQIPSSDTGSAAGLSGSIRSGAGHANLDIFQRENSTITATGHMGRGVYGEHWGSGDALAITKGTITTQGENGQGIFLRILGSANPGQAHIIATEGATIQTSGFAADALLASNEALGSATIESGAFVTTSGAYAYGAISKIDDAANSQDATVTINKGGRITTQGDASHAIVTRTPGTGAAIVRLAPETAITTAGSLANGIKSSSGGDVVMIQDGKSTVHVTGDQSFGVDLTAENKSEGRFDGEIRSSGQFGIGISSYSSTSTSTVVVGREATVSGGWQPGLTEIGTTSERPASGILIGSATLSKLVNTGRIEAGSDRAVVDVGRFHPANGHLDVVNQGSLTGFVVYAGVDGNQFINGENGVFSIRHFADTDGDGLRDTKRVSVSDFGSNTSIFHNQVGATVHLSSVTGETNVDVGNYYQPKSATSPLDPNIYSLNRPGVVQGQLVNLGTFQNSGSIDLTGPTTGNTLLITGNATADSGAGNGVFLSDGGHLVLNAVANGGGASREPAESYADVLVVDSTRVASGPTKIRIARRESNGSSEDGNGILLVEVRNKDASGANVFSLVGDSRVGESESIVLGAYSYGLYHNGVGSDAADGNWYLRKASLAPTVPVYESYPQVLLEMAQLPDLSNSGRNRLWINPLEQHETTGRGGNLAGIDRCYAPEDVEFHATDGTHCTARSGFWVHLEGGRGRHALASSASEADYKYESSTFQVGVDGILLEGKHGTLVGGANLRRDQSSATIGAFGSRGSIASEGYGAGAALTWYGSGGFYLDGRAQATWLKSDLASDTLGQSLTSDNNSFGAAIGLEAGQRIKIGNNWTLVPQAQLVYTSIKVDEFADPFGAAVVFSDGESLRGRLGAAVEYSSVWKEADGTVSHLDFFGATNVRNEFFQGTRVTISGTDTVARQERLWGGIELGATYAWNDDRYAIYGKASLDSGLAKLGESYTLSGMVGFKASW; translated from the coding sequence ATGACTAATACTGGCTTCCATCGAAATTGCTCTTTAACTGCCATGGTTATTTTTACAGTTGCAGGCACGACAAGTGTCAGCTTTGCCGATGGCGAATGCGGACCAGCAGTTGGGGGCGTCGTAACCTGTAACGACACGTCGCTAAATCCCTACCCTAACGGTATCACTTATGTCCTAAACGCGGCAAACTGGATAAGGCTAGAGCGGGGCGTCACGGTTGACAGGATTGATGGGGACGGAAACAGAGGAGTAACACTGCGGCTTTTGAACTCCCCCTCAACAGTTGACTTGGACTACGGGACGTCGATTAGCACATCCGGCCTAAACTCTGACGCGGTCTTTGTAGAGAGTGACAGCGATATCTCGATAATTTCGGCCGCTGATATTAACGTGCAGATCCCCTCGTCAGATACAGGTTCCGCAGCAGGACTTTCCGGGTCGATCAGAAGCGGGGCTGGTCATGCCAATCTCGACATATTTCAGCGGGAAAACAGCACCATAACCGCCACGGGGCATATGGGGCGCGGGGTCTATGGTGAGCATTGGGGCAGCGGCGACGCACTGGCAATCACAAAGGGCACCATTACAACTCAGGGAGAAAATGGGCAGGGTATTTTTCTTCGCATTCTCGGTTCGGCCAATCCTGGACAGGCTCACATCATCGCCACTGAAGGTGCGACTATTCAAACGAGCGGCTTTGCCGCAGACGCTCTACTTGCAAGTAACGAAGCTCTCGGATCGGCGACGATCGAATCGGGCGCATTCGTTACCACGAGCGGCGCTTACGCTTATGGTGCCATTTCCAAAATCGATGACGCAGCCAATTCCCAGGACGCCACTGTTACTATTAACAAGGGTGGACGCATTACGACCCAAGGCGATGCATCACACGCGATCGTAACTCGAACGCCAGGGACAGGCGCGGCAATTGTTCGTCTCGCCCCAGAGACAGCCATAACGACTGCGGGTTCACTGGCCAATGGTATAAAAAGCTCAAGTGGTGGTGACGTCGTTATGATCCAGGATGGAAAATCCACGGTCCATGTGACCGGGGATCAATCTTTCGGGGTAGATTTAACGGCGGAAAACAAGTCCGAAGGCCGCTTTGATGGCGAAATTCGTTCTTCAGGGCAATTCGGTATCGGCATTTCCTCCTACTCCTCGACCTCCACCTCAACTGTTGTCGTGGGGAGGGAGGCGACGGTGAGCGGCGGATGGCAGCCAGGCTTGACCGAGATAGGCACAACCTCGGAAAGACCCGCTTCCGGAATTTTAATTGGCTCCGCGACGTTGAGCAAACTTGTTAACACCGGTCGAATTGAAGCTGGCTCCGACCGTGCCGTCGTTGACGTGGGGCGATTCCATCCAGCAAACGGGCATTTGGATGTTGTCAATCAAGGCAGCCTGACCGGGTTTGTTGTGTACGCCGGCGTCGACGGCAATCAGTTTATCAATGGTGAGAACGGTGTTTTCAGCATTCGGCACTTCGCCGACACTGATGGCGATGGTTTGCGTGATACAAAGCGGGTCTCTGTGTCCGATTTTGGCTCCAACACCAGCATCTTCCACAATCAGGTCGGTGCGACCGTCCATTTGAGCTCGGTAACGGGGGAAACAAATGTCGACGTAGGCAACTATTATCAACCTAAATCAGCCACGAGCCCATTGGATCCCAATATCTACTCGTTGAATAGACCTGGCGTGGTTCAAGGTCAGCTCGTCAATTTAGGCACTTTTCAAAATTCGGGCTCGATCGATCTGACAGGACCAACAACAGGCAATACGCTCCTCATCACCGGCAATGCCACCGCCGATTCAGGCGCGGGCAATGGTGTTTTCCTCAGTGATGGCGGTCACCTCGTACTAAACGCGGTGGCAAATGGCGGTGGCGCATCGAGAGAGCCGGCGGAATCATACGCTGACGTTCTCGTCGTGGACAGCACGCGCGTTGCAAGCGGTCCGACCAAGATTAGGATTGCCCGACGCGAAAGCAACGGCTCATCAGAAGATGGAAACGGCATTCTCCTCGTCGAAGTACGCAACAAAGACGCTTCCGGCGCAAACGTTTTCTCGCTCGTTGGTGATTCCCGGGTCGGTGAATCGGAGTCGATCGTACTGGGAGCTTACTCCTACGGCCTCTATCACAATGGCGTTGGGAGTGATGCAGCCGACGGTAACTGGTACCTCCGAAAGGCATCTCTGGCGCCAACGGTCCCCGTTTACGAAAGCTACCCGCAGGTTCTTCTCGAAATGGCACAGCTTCCAGATCTGTCAAACAGCGGCCGGAATCGTCTTTGGATAAATCCTCTAGAACAACATGAAACAACTGGGCGTGGCGGAAATCTCGCCGGAATTGACAGATGTTACGCACCGGAGGATGTCGAATTCCACGCTACCGATGGGACCCACTGTACCGCTAGAAGTGGCTTTTGGGTCCATCTTGAGGGTGGACGCGGGCGACATGCTTTGGCTAGTTCCGCAAGCGAAGCGGATTATAAGTATGAGTCTTCCACATTTCAGGTCGGTGTCGATGGCATCTTGCTTGAGGGAAAACATGGAACTCTAGTTGGCGGAGCGAACCTCCGGCGCGATCAAAGTTCTGCAACGATTGGTGCGTTCGGAAGCAGAGGCAGTATCGCGAGCGAAGGTTATGGTGCAGGCGCAGCACTGACATGGTATGGATCCGGCGGATTCTACCTGGATGGACGGGCGCAGGCAACTTGGCTTAAAAGTGATTTGGCGTCCGATACGTTGGGGCAATCGCTCACAAGTGACAATAACAGCTTTGGCGCCGCAATAGGTCTGGAAGCTGGGCAACGCATAAAGATTGGCAACAACTGGACGCTGGTCCCACAGGCGCAGCTAGTTTACACCAGTATTAAAGTCGATGAGTTTGCGGATCCATTCGGAGCCGCCGTTGTCTTTTCTGACGGCGAAAGTCTTCGTGGTCGGCTCGGGGCTGCGGTTGAGTATTCTAGCGTCTGGAAAGAGGCGGACGGAACGGTCTCCCATTTGGATTTTTTCGGCGCTACGAACGTCCGCAACGAGTTTTTTCAGGGAACACGGGTCACCATATCTGGAACAGATACCGTTGCACGGCAGGAACGACTCTGGGGCGGGATCGAACTGGGCGCAACCTACGCTTGGAATGATGACCGATATGCGATCTATGGCAAAGCTTCACTCGACTCCGGTTTAGCGAAGTTGGGGGAAAGCTATACCCTTTCCGGGATGGTCGGTTTCAAAGCCAGCTGGTGA
- a CDS encoding putative bifunctional diguanylate cyclase/phosphodiesterase — protein sequence MLLEFKNIILEMIARGVSLETTIERICLEMEARVPGILCVITTVKGGAPCDLTCPLSGINGLTAITDRDLEERLVSCPPSALVQEASTKAENQELAWVDLMDFVPPVGFKSCWPAPVLSGNRLVAMVKFYHWENRDPTDLEQEAANASVHLCLIAIERHERVLERQRLAYTDSLTGLPNRARFNEFLKEKSMQENRISGILLADIDNLKLVNDTFGHAAGDALIQLVGSRISAIMTAENTFRLGGDEFAIVISGEAPIDLAAKAHKILVAIKPPAECGGHVIFPAVTLGGAYREHESDLSQLRQNADIALYHAKERSRGQYVEFHPDLGTALTRRTRDIRDVSVALVEDRIDVHYQPIIRLDTREIVGFEALCRMTTASGQITAAANFHEATKDAHVAAELTERMLLRVAQDVRNWLDRGLPFQHVGINLSAADFQNGNLEQRLCTVFANAGVPLKHIVLEVTESVYLSQRDYAIAEEIKGLRTKGMRVALDDFGTGFASLTHLLTVPVDIIKIDKSFVHRMVPGDSATFIIEGLVAIAKNLGIGVVAEGIETSSQAEQLVAMGCELGQGFLYSKAVNRTAAGALIESPGHK from the coding sequence ATGCTTCTTGAATTTAAGAATATTATTCTTGAAATGATCGCCAGAGGTGTGTCGCTTGAAACAACTATTGAGCGCATCTGTTTGGAAATGGAGGCCCGAGTTCCTGGGATATTGTGTGTCATCACCACAGTTAAAGGAGGGGCCCCGTGCGATCTTACATGCCCTTTGTCGGGCATCAACGGTTTGACAGCGATTACTGATCGAGATTTAGAGGAGCGTCTCGTTTCGTGCCCACCTTCGGCCCTTGTTCAAGAAGCTTCGACCAAAGCAGAAAACCAAGAGCTTGCATGGGTCGATTTAATGGACTTTGTTCCTCCCGTCGGCTTCAAGTCTTGTTGGCCGGCGCCCGTTCTGTCGGGCAACCGTCTCGTGGCGATGGTCAAATTCTACCATTGGGAAAACCGCGATCCAACCGATCTCGAACAAGAGGCAGCAAATGCAAGTGTCCATCTATGCTTGATCGCAATAGAGCGGCACGAACGAGTTTTGGAACGCCAGAGACTAGCATACACTGATTCCTTGACAGGCCTTCCCAATCGCGCGCGGTTCAATGAGTTTCTAAAAGAGAAATCCATGCAGGAGAACCGCATTTCCGGTATCCTGCTTGCAGATATCGACAATTTGAAATTGGTCAACGATACGTTCGGTCATGCGGCAGGAGATGCCCTTATCCAGCTTGTTGGAAGTCGCATATCAGCGATCATGACAGCTGAAAATACATTCAGACTGGGCGGAGATGAGTTTGCCATCGTCATCTCCGGTGAAGCCCCTATTGATCTCGCAGCTAAGGCCCACAAAATTCTCGTGGCTATCAAGCCGCCGGCAGAGTGTGGTGGACATGTCATCTTTCCGGCGGTGACGCTCGGGGGCGCCTACAGGGAGCATGAATCAGACCTTTCCCAATTGCGTCAAAATGCGGACATTGCGCTTTACCACGCAAAGGAGCGTAGCCGCGGACAATATGTTGAATTTCATCCCGATCTCGGGACTGCGCTCACTCGTCGTACCAGAGACATCCGAGATGTTTCTGTTGCTCTTGTCGAAGATCGAATTGACGTCCACTACCAGCCGATCATTCGTCTCGATACACGTGAGATCGTCGGATTCGAAGCGCTTTGCCGTATGACCACGGCTTCCGGTCAAATCACAGCCGCAGCCAATTTTCACGAAGCAACCAAGGATGCGCACGTGGCTGCTGAACTAACCGAAAGGATGCTCCTACGCGTTGCACAAGATGTCCGCAATTGGCTCGACAGAGGCCTGCCTTTTCAACACGTGGGGATTAATCTGTCAGCTGCCGATTTTCAGAACGGCAATTTGGAGCAAAGATTATGTACAGTGTTCGCAAATGCTGGCGTCCCACTAAAACACATTGTTCTGGAAGTCACCGAGTCCGTTTATCTTAGCCAACGCGACTATGCTATCGCGGAAGAAATCAAAGGACTGAGAACGAAAGGCATGCGGGTCGCTCTCGATGATTTCGGTACGGGCTTCGCGTCCTTGACGCATCTCCTGACCGTTCCCGTCGATATTATCAAGATCGACAAGTCATTCGTGCATCGCATGGTGCCTGGGGATTCGGCTACTTTCATTATTGAAGGACTGGTGGCAATTGCCAAGAATCTCGGCATCGGTGTTGTTGCTGAGGGCATCGAAACTTCCTCACAGGCTGAACAGCTAGTTGCAATGGGATGTGAACTTGGCCAAGGATTTCTTTATTCCAAGGCTGTCAATCGCACAGCCGCGGGTGCACTGATTGAATCGCCCGGTCATAAATAA
- a CDS encoding BrnA antitoxin family protein, producing MATPRRPSNPKDAAEALFKPAKKVAAPAVERPAIPNTKELVSLKIDSDVLAHFQADGPGWQERINDTLRAAMNVSN from the coding sequence ATGGCAACACCCCGGCGACCATCCAATCCGAAAGACGCAGCCGAGGCGCTGTTCAAACCGGCAAAAAAGGTCGCAGCGCCGGCCGTTGAACGGCCTGCAATTCCTAATACCAAGGAGCTTGTATCATTGAAGATCGACAGCGATGTCCTTGCGCATTTTCAGGCGGACGGTCCGGGCTGGCAAGAGCGCATAAACGATACCTTGCGAGCCGCAATGAATGTGTCCAATTGA
- a CDS encoding GNAT family N-acetyltransferase: protein MTMPDLSSSVIIRNAQPSDEAAILDICLRTSDGGQDGSHLYTDPRLPGLLWALPYVRFCAVHAFVLTKDAAVMGYCVAAPNTIAYEEWLKVEWWPYLKSELRDFCAETAEDEDILSYIEGAPRTPPQVTDLFPAHLHINLLPEIQNGGHGSVLLRHQLNALERAGVTGVHLGVNQKNEEVVAFYAKFGFVELDRRPSILMAKRIA from the coding sequence ATGACGATGCCAGACCTTTCATCATCCGTCATCATCCGCAACGCCCAACCATCAGATGAGGCGGCAATTCTCGATATTTGCCTGCGCACCTCTGACGGCGGGCAGGATGGCTCACATCTCTACACCGATCCAAGGCTTCCTGGTCTGCTCTGGGCGTTGCCTTACGTCCGTTTCTGCGCAGTCCATGCCTTTGTGCTGACGAAAGATGCAGCCGTCATGGGTTATTGTGTCGCGGCACCCAATACAATCGCTTACGAAGAATGGTTGAAGGTCGAATGGTGGCCGTACCTGAAGAGCGAGCTTCGCGATTTCTGTGCAGAAACAGCAGAAGATGAGGACATTCTGTCCTACATTGAAGGCGCGCCACGAACACCTCCTCAGGTGACAGACCTCTTTCCCGCTCATCTGCATATCAACCTCCTGCCGGAGATTCAGAATGGTGGACATGGATCGGTGCTGCTGCGCCATCAACTGAACGCTCTGGAGAGAGCAGGAGTGACGGGCGTCCATCTGGGTGTGAACCAGAAAAATGAGGAGGTCGTCGCCTTTTACGCGAAATTCGGGTTCGTGGAACTCGACAGGAGACCGTCGATCCTGATGGCAAAACGGATAGCGTGA
- a CDS encoding Gfo/Idh/MocA family protein, with product MKIAVAGLGFRLANVIASFRKACPELEIVGLMDPRPAGLPDILSSGLPEPRRFETVETMLTQTRPDLFMVGSPNFLHLDHITAGLRAGVRVFTEKPVVIDEDQTMRMARLLAEYGSDSVIVGLVLRYSDLYRDLHAAQAEGHIGAIISIEASEHIAPYHGAFFMRDWRRHTRYAGPFILEKCCHDIDLYGSVVGQRAMAVASFGGRKSFVAENRPDRLSEFQKQEFYKKPSGWLQGDTVFESDGDIIDYQTAIIEYQGGATMSFHTNLNVPDQFRRFCVIGSKGMAEGDFIRNRFEVHSAVTGEKLIERRYEGHESDHYGADDQMASDIYLHLTEGAPLSVGIVAALEAGLVAIKIDEARRARRTIELVETWQRFDDALLTKHTAALGQRG from the coding sequence ATGAAAATCGCAGTTGCCGGGCTTGGGTTTCGGCTTGCTAATGTTATTGCCTCGTTCCGCAAGGCCTGCCCCGAACTGGAAATCGTTGGGCTGATGGATCCCCGGCCTGCGGGACTGCCGGACATTCTATCTTCCGGTCTGCCGGAACCGCGCCGCTTCGAGACGGTGGAGACGATGCTGACGCAGACGCGGCCGGATCTTTTCATGGTCGGCTCGCCCAATTTTCTCCATCTGGATCATATCACTGCCGGATTGCGCGCGGGCGTCCGGGTCTTCACAGAAAAGCCAGTGGTGATCGATGAAGACCAGACGATGAGGATGGCACGGCTGCTCGCTGAATATGGCAGTGATAGCGTTATCGTGGGCCTCGTGCTGCGTTACTCTGATCTCTACAGAGATCTGCATGCAGCACAGGCTGAGGGCCACATCGGCGCGATCATCTCGATCGAGGCGTCCGAGCATATCGCACCCTACCACGGCGCGTTCTTCATGCGCGACTGGCGGCGGCATACGCGCTACGCAGGCCCTTTCATCCTGGAAAAATGCTGTCACGATATCGATCTCTATGGCAGTGTCGTTGGGCAGCGGGCGATGGCCGTCGCTAGCTTTGGAGGACGAAAGTCGTTTGTTGCGGAAAACAGGCCGGATCGCCTTTCCGAATTTCAGAAGCAGGAATTCTATAAGAAACCGAGCGGTTGGCTGCAGGGCGATACCGTGTTCGAGAGCGACGGTGATATTATCGATTATCAGACCGCGATCATCGAATATCAGGGCGGGGCGACGATGTCATTTCATACCAACCTCAACGTTCCCGATCAGTTTCGCCGCTTCTGCGTTATCGGCAGCAAAGGAATGGCCGAGGGTGATTTCATCCGCAATCGCTTCGAGGTTCATTCCGCCGTAACGGGCGAAAAGCTTATCGAGCGACGTTACGAAGGGCATGAAAGCGACCACTATGGTGCCGATGACCAGATGGCCTCGGATATCTACCTGCATCTGACAGAGGGCGCACCGCTATCCGTCGGTATCGTCGCGGCTTTGGAGGCTGGGCTCGTGGCAATCAAGATCGATGAGGCACGTCGTGCACGTCGAACCATTGAACTGGTCGAAACCTGGCAGCGCTTCGACGACGCGCTTCTCACCAAGCATACTGCTGCGTTGGGGCAGCGAGGATGA
- a CDS encoding ROK family protein: protein MSLMGSNHTYSGRYNRRLVFDLIRSGDGISRRDLVDVTGLKPQTMSNICKDLIDRSLVVETIQQEGARGAPQKKLRIRAEAGCCLGIHVDRDGLVGIVCDLAGRELGRETASASLEDPSDTIRAIADLTQHLRSVSVDRPAWGIGIAMPTLQEAEFEHPVGPPGWDAWNRIPVAEAIEDVCGLPTIIENDATAAAVAELRAGSATGLTHYAHIFVGYGLGAGIINDSMPLQGFWNNAGEIGLLTWPAELANPDAVGQTPFSIDELAAMLSCKSREIARPGVLEKLYAQRDSILMRWLDLNSRRLRLLVSLLENIMDPQTIVVGGHFPAILTNSLIDRAYPLLPSVSARSHREIPRLCAGALGPEAAAIGAAMLPVIAHGSPDFRRLSSMRGRSQAIDFERRFDRVAGAPTDDDTSSRFI, encoded by the coding sequence ATGAGCCTGATGGGAAGCAACCACACATATTCGGGCCGTTATAATCGTCGCCTCGTTTTCGATCTTATCCGGTCCGGCGATGGCATCAGCCGGCGGGACCTTGTTGATGTGACGGGTTTGAAGCCGCAAACTATGTCCAATATCTGCAAGGACCTGATCGATCGCTCGCTGGTGGTGGAAACAATCCAACAGGAGGGTGCGCGCGGTGCGCCGCAAAAAAAGTTACGGATTCGCGCCGAAGCAGGTTGTTGCCTGGGCATTCATGTGGATCGCGATGGACTTGTGGGTATCGTCTGCGATCTGGCGGGGCGGGAGCTGGGACGCGAAACCGCATCGGCATCGCTTGAGGATCCATCTGATACAATCCGCGCCATCGCTGACTTGACGCAGCATCTGCGCTCGGTCTCGGTGGACCGTCCTGCCTGGGGCATCGGCATTGCCATGCCGACACTGCAGGAGGCGGAGTTTGAACATCCTGTCGGTCCGCCAGGTTGGGATGCGTGGAACCGCATACCGGTGGCAGAGGCCATCGAAGATGTATGTGGCCTCCCCACCATCATCGAGAATGACGCGACAGCCGCAGCAGTTGCCGAACTGAGGGCCGGCAGTGCGACAGGATTGACGCATTACGCTCATATTTTCGTCGGTTACGGACTTGGTGCCGGCATCATCAATGACAGCATGCCGCTTCAGGGATTTTGGAACAATGCGGGAGAAATCGGTCTGCTTACATGGCCGGCGGAGCTCGCCAACCCGGATGCGGTCGGGCAGACCCCGTTTTCCATCGACGAGCTCGCAGCGATGCTGTCTTGCAAAAGCAGGGAGATTGCGCGGCCTGGCGTGTTAGAGAAACTTTACGCTCAACGCGACAGTATTCTGATGCGGTGGCTAGATCTCAATTCTAGGCGTTTGCGGTTGCTGGTGTCGCTGCTTGAAAACATCATGGACCCGCAGACCATCGTGGTCGGAGGGCATTTTCCTGCAATCCTCACCAATTCCCTGATCGACCGGGCGTACCCCCTTTTGCCCTCCGTCAGCGCCCGAAGCCACCGGGAAATTCCCCGGCTGTGTGCCGGTGCCCTGGGACCGGAGGCCGCCGCCATCGGCGCGGCCATGCTGCCCGTGATTGCCCATGGCAGCCCGGACTTCAGGCGCCTCTCATCCATGCGCGGACGCAGCCAGGCCATCGATTTCGAAAGACGTTTCGATCGAGTCGCCGGAGCACCAACGGATGATGACACTTCGTCCCGATTTATTTAA
- a CDS encoding extracellular solute-binding protein: MVKWTLRRIMAGAFASASIFSVANAGELVVYTAHGEATSAPILDAFAKANPDIKVTVVRGGTGELIERLRAEGGNSSADVMWGGPTQTFEENATLFQAYESKSDANMMTTDPNHIWHPFTVLLQPLIVSTKRVEAKSIPKTQKDLVSHDFAKDGGLIIPDPGKSGTGYVILSALAGNFGWDFVGQMAKGARIAPGSDDAFNAVRDGEAAIGWINEDLGAKWKAQGLPIDIVYPSDAVTGQIDAQAIVKGAEHIDDAKSFIDFLGSKAAHEIVRDATVRRSARKDVTPPAALPDMSSLTIVSAVDPRPVVVARFQELRGK; this comes from the coding sequence ATGGTGAAATGGACCTTACGGCGGATTATGGCTGGCGCTTTTGCGTCGGCATCAATCTTCAGTGTCGCAAATGCCGGAGAGCTGGTCGTCTACACCGCTCATGGGGAGGCAACATCAGCGCCCATCCTCGATGCTTTCGCCAAGGCAAATCCGGATATCAAGGTGACCGTCGTGCGCGGCGGGACAGGCGAGCTCATCGAGCGCCTTCGCGCTGAAGGTGGCAACTCCTCAGCGGACGTAATGTGGGGCGGACCGACCCAGACTTTCGAAGAAAATGCCACGCTTTTCCAGGCGTACGAGAGCAAGTCGGACGCCAACATGATGACGACCGATCCCAATCACATCTGGCATCCGTTCACGGTGCTGCTGCAGCCGTTGATCGTCAGCACCAAGCGCGTCGAGGCGAAATCGATACCCAAGACGCAGAAGGATCTCGTCTCGCATGACTTCGCGAAGGACGGTGGCCTGATTATTCCAGACCCTGGGAAATCCGGTACAGGTTATGTCATCCTGTCGGCTCTTGCAGGCAATTTCGGCTGGGATTTCGTCGGCCAAATGGCCAAGGGCGCGCGCATCGCCCCGGGGTCCGATGACGCATTCAACGCGGTGCGCGATGGAGAAGCGGCAATTGGCTGGATCAACGAGGATCTCGGCGCCAAGTGGAAGGCCCAGGGCCTGCCGATAGATATCGTCTATCCGTCGGATGCCGTTACCGGGCAGATCGATGCTCAGGCCATTGTCAAAGGTGCCGAACACATCGACGACGCCAAGAGCTTCATCGATTTTCTCGGAAGTAAGGCTGCACATGAAATCGTCCGCGATGCCACCGTTCGCCGTTCTGCCCGCAAGGATGTAACGCCGCCGGCCGCTCTGCCCGACATGTCCTCTCTCACGATCGTTTCCGCGGTCGATCCGCGGCCCGTAGTCGTTGCCCGGTTCCAGGAGCTTCGCGGGAAATGA